The following proteins are co-located in the Dyadobacter chenwenxiniae genome:
- a CDS encoding alpha/beta hydrolase, with protein MLNQDRQIYINVPKIDSADINRALPVLYLLDGENHFHILSAYIEYLAHWKIIPPIIVVGIVSADRVKDLTPTNSLINFDGKVDSNYKTSGGNEQFFNFIQKELMPYIEANYQTSPFKIFAGHSFGGLTAIYCMLMHPDMFDAYIAISPSLWFGNKYVLRLAEQKLPDLSKMDKKIFYSVGNEDGTFRDDLLKFDQLFKNDSLKAFEHEYKYYPSEDHMTEPIPAYYDALRFVYKNWTYNKTK; from the coding sequence GTGCTAAATCAAGACCGGCAAATATACATTAATGTTCCAAAAATCGATTCTGCGGATATAAACAGGGCATTGCCCGTGTTGTATCTCTTGGATGGGGAGAATCATTTTCACATCCTTTCTGCATATATAGAATACTTAGCGCATTGGAAAATTATTCCTCCAATAATAGTAGTAGGCATTGTTAGTGCGGATCGTGTAAAAGACCTCACGCCCACTAATAGCTTAATTAACTTTGACGGTAAAGTTGATTCTAATTATAAGACATCAGGCGGCAATGAGCAGTTTTTTAACTTCATTCAAAAGGAATTGATGCCTTACATAGAGGCTAATTATCAAACCAGTCCTTTCAAAATATTTGCCGGACATTCTTTTGGTGGTCTCACAGCAATTTATTGCATGCTTATGCACCCTGATATGTTTGATGCTTATATTGCAATAAGCCCTTCACTTTGGTTCGGCAATAAATATGTTTTACGATTAGCAGAACAAAAATTACCTGATCTATCAAAAATGGATAAAAAGATTTTTTATAGCGTAGGGAATGAAGATGGTACTTTTCGAGATGATCTGTTGAAATTTGATCAACTATTTAAAAATGATAGTTTGAAAGCATTTGAACACGAGTATAAATATTATCCTTCCGAAGACCACATGACAGAACCAATTCCTGCATATTATGATGCACTACGATTTGTTTACAAGAATTGGACATACAATAAAACAAAGTGA
- a CDS encoding DUF3253 domain-containing protein gives MQHYDKIETTILSTAIHRGAQKSTCPSEIARMLFPDDWRKHMKDVLEVAIDLHNKGSVAITQKGIPVDVKDIKGPVRIKIL, from the coding sequence ATGCAGCATTACGATAAAATAGAAACGACCATCCTATCTACTGCGATTCATCGTGGCGCTCAGAAAAGTACCTGTCCATCTGAAATTGCACGCATGCTATTTCCTGACGACTGGCGTAAGCATATGAAAGATGTACTTGAGGTAGCAATTGATTTGCATAACAAAGGTAGCGTAGCAATAACACAAAAGGGAATACCTGTTGATGTTAAGGATATTAAGGGACCCGTCCGCATTAAAATTCTGTGA
- a CDS encoding nucleoside hydrolase has translation MSKPVTLPLTGILIFCIFFNVTVPLWAQQNHLFKNNLVQPRMRVIIDNDFSGDPDGLFQLAHQLLSPSVEVRGIIGSHLKPGDGFDNSKTQADNAASKARELLEIMKMMGKVPVIAGSNVGMVNDSTPVKSKAVDFIINEALRTDTKLPLYIVCGAGLTEIASALLTQPAIASKLTLIWIGGPEHPGMAVPPPNFTPLEYNLGIDIYAAKAVFNRSSITLWQIPRNAYRQALLPYSELLSKVRPKGQLGEYLTEMLEGLMGRIVKYVNIGETYILGDSPLVLLTALQSSFEADPSSSRYALVNAPMITDQGLYQYNPMGRNIRVYDTLDIQMMFNDFFAKIELFNR, from the coding sequence ATGTCTAAACCTGTTACTTTGCCTTTGACTGGCATTTTAATTTTTTGCATATTTTTTAATGTCACTGTACCGCTTTGGGCGCAACAAAACCATCTGTTTAAAAATAACCTGGTACAGCCCAGGATGCGCGTGATCATTGACAATGATTTCAGCGGAGATCCGGACGGATTGTTTCAACTTGCCCATCAATTGCTTTCGCCATCTGTGGAAGTACGAGGGATCATCGGATCACACCTTAAACCTGGCGATGGCTTTGATAATTCTAAAACCCAGGCTGATAATGCCGCCAGCAAAGCAAGGGAGTTGCTTGAAATCATGAAAATGATGGGAAAGGTTCCAGTGATTGCCGGTTCGAATGTAGGCATGGTTAATGACAGCACACCCGTCAAAAGCAAGGCGGTTGATTTCATTATCAATGAAGCCCTGCGCACGGATACAAAACTGCCTTTATATATTGTTTGCGGGGCCGGGTTAACAGAAATAGCAAGTGCATTGCTAACCCAGCCAGCGATTGCTTCAAAACTTACCCTAATATGGATAGGAGGGCCGGAGCATCCCGGTATGGCTGTGCCACCGCCTAATTTTACGCCACTTGAATACAATCTGGGCATTGATATTTATGCAGCGAAAGCGGTCTTCAACAGATCATCAATTACACTTTGGCAAATACCTAGAAATGCATACAGACAAGCGCTGCTGCCATATTCGGAACTGCTATCGAAAGTAAGGCCGAAAGGTCAGTTAGGTGAGTATCTGACAGAAATGCTCGAAGGTTTGATGGGCCGAATTGTGAAATATGTCAATATTGGGGAGACCTATATTTTGGGGGACAGTCCGCTGGTCTTGCTTACCGCATTGCAATCGTCATTTGAGGCGGACCCTTCTTCAAGCCGTTATGCTTTGGTTAATGCGCCAATGATTACCGACCAAGGTTTATACCAATACAATCCAATGGGAAGAAATATCCGTGTTTACGACACCCTGGATATTCAAATGATGTTCAACGATTTTTTTGCAAAGATCGAGCTGTTTAATCGTTAG